A genomic region of Miscanthus floridulus cultivar M001 chromosome 3, ASM1932011v1, whole genome shotgun sequence contains the following coding sequences:
- the LOC136546294 gene encoding dormancy-associated protein homolog 3-like: MGLLDQLWDDTVAGPRPDSGLGKLRKYASFSPSSSASVAAAAPSPTAEGAAAGSSAPPPAVTRSITMLRPAALSVITSPRSESSSAPSSPSPASGAPDSPFGAATTPRGEGWKKLRRKGRMADGADAPGTPRSPTVYDWVVISSLDR, encoded by the exons ATGGGGCTCCTGGACCAGCTGTGGGACGACACGGTGGCCGGGCCGCGCCCGGACTCCGGCCTCGGCAAGCTCCGCAAGTACGCCTCCTTCTCCCCCTCGTCGTCCGCGTCCGTGGCCGCGGCCGCGCCGTCGCCGACCGCAGAGGGTGCGGCGGCGGGCTcctccgcgccgccgcccgccgtgACGCGGAGCATCACCATGCTGCGGCCCGCGGCGCTGTCCGTTATCACGTCGCCCCGCAGCGAGTCCAGCTCCGCGCCGTCTTCGCCGTCGCCGGCAAGCGGCGCTCCGGACTCGCCCTTCGGCGCAG CGACGACGCCCAGGGGGGAGGGCTGGAAGAAGCTGCGCCGGAAAGGCAGGATGGCCGACGGCGCCGACGCCCCCGGCACGCCGAGGAGCCCCACCGTCTACGACTG GGTGGTGATCAGTTCGCTGGACCGCTGA